The Pseudomonas kermanshahensis genome includes a window with the following:
- a CDS encoding phosphoethanolamine transferase CptA: MSAIKKNLTRKGVDWAGLGWLLLFFWYFSGVTQALLLFSGTTGFAGFRDALFLSSLWLAPVLLLPRFTRATAAVIGLVLWAASLVGLSYFGIYRQEFSQSVIFVMFESNTAEAGEYFSQYFSLWLGLALLLYTVVAVLLYKRVRPVTLPLRSRIPVVVLLLLANLVYPFYKQMVTQERNFADAAEKVQQRMEPAVPWQLLVGYKQYRQQLNNMQELLAQNAALPPLQNLRNSSGDAPRTLVLVLGESTTREHMHLYGYPRDTTPNLDALAASDKGLTVFSNVVSPRPYTIEVMQQILTFGDEQHPDRFLTDPSLINLMKQAGYKTFWITNQQTMTKRNTMLTTFSQQTDVPVYLNNQRNQNASQYDEVVLDPFEKALQDPAPNKFIIIHLLGTHMDYRYRYPNAFQHFSDRQGVPAKLSPSEVETYNFYDNAVRYNDHVVSSLIKRYSATTPNGFLLYLSDHGEDVYSSGDHDRLGRNEGAPTRPMYTIPFLLWTSPSWQAAHPRDLQATANRAYSSSHLIHTLSDLAGLSYDLYEPAKSIVNPQFEVVPRWIGDPYRNNGLREFDHLPQDEAERVQDTASSAKVQAGSNMN, translated from the coding sequence GTGTCAGCTATTAAAAAAAACCTCACGCGCAAAGGCGTGGACTGGGCCGGCCTGGGCTGGCTCCTGCTGTTCTTCTGGTATTTCTCCGGCGTTACCCAGGCGCTGCTGCTGTTCAGTGGCACCACTGGCTTTGCCGGCTTTCGCGATGCGCTGTTTCTCAGCAGCCTGTGGCTGGCCCCTGTACTGCTGCTGCCGCGCTTTACCCGCGCCACCGCGGCAGTCATCGGCCTGGTGCTGTGGGCCGCCTCGCTGGTCGGCCTGAGCTACTTCGGCATCTATCGCCAGGAGTTCTCGCAAAGCGTCATCTTCGTGATGTTCGAATCCAATACCGCGGAGGCTGGCGAGTATTTCAGCCAATACTTCAGCCTCTGGCTGGGCCTGGCGCTGCTGCTGTATACCGTGGTGGCCGTGCTGCTGTACAAGCGCGTGCGCCCGGTCACGCTGCCCTTGCGCAGCCGCATTCCGGTGGTTGTCCTGCTGCTGCTGGCCAACCTGGTATACCCCTTCTACAAACAGATGGTCACCCAGGAACGCAACTTTGCCGACGCTGCCGAAAAGGTTCAGCAGCGCATGGAACCTGCCGTGCCGTGGCAGTTGCTGGTCGGCTACAAGCAATACCGCCAACAGCTGAACAACATGCAGGAACTGTTGGCGCAGAACGCTGCGTTGCCGCCCTTGCAGAACCTGCGCAACAGCAGCGGTGACGCGCCGCGCACGTTGGTCCTGGTGCTGGGCGAATCGACCACCCGCGAGCACATGCACCTGTACGGCTACCCGCGCGATACCACGCCCAACCTCGATGCGCTGGCCGCCAGCGACAAGGGCCTGACGGTGTTCAGCAACGTGGTGTCGCCACGCCCCTACACCATCGAAGTGATGCAGCAGATCCTGACCTTTGGTGACGAACAGCACCCGGACCGCTTCCTCACCGACCCGTCGCTGATCAACTTGATGAAACAGGCAGGCTACAAGACCTTCTGGATCACCAACCAGCAGACCATGACCAAGCGCAACACCATGCTGACCACCTTCTCCCAGCAAACGGACGTGCCGGTCTACCTGAACAACCAGCGCAACCAGAACGCCAGCCAGTACGACGAAGTGGTGCTGGACCCGTTCGAGAAAGCCTTGCAAGACCCTGCACCGAACAAGTTCATCATCATCCATCTGCTGGGCACGCACATGGATTACCGCTACCGCTACCCCAATGCCTTCCAGCATTTCAGCGATCGCCAGGGCGTGCCGGCCAAGCTTTCGCCCAGCGAGGTGGAAACCTACAACTTCTATGACAACGCAGTGCGCTACAACGACCACGTGGTGTCGAGCCTGATCAAGCGCTACTCGGCCACCACCCCCAACGGCTTCTTGCTGTACCTCTCCGACCACGGTGAGGATGTTTACAGCTCGGGCGATCACGACCGCCTGGGGCGCAACGAAGGCGCCCCAACCCGGCCGATGTACACCATCCCGTTCCTGCTGTGGACCTCACCGAGCTGGCAAGCGGCCCACCCGCGCGACCTGCAGGCCACGGCCAACCGTGCCTACAGCAGTTCGCACCTGATTCACACGCTGTCCGATCTGGCCGGGCTCAGCTATGACCTTTACGAGCCTGCCAAAAGCATCGTCAACCCGCAGTTTGAGGTTGTGCCGCGCTGGATCGGTGACCCTTACCGCAACAACGGCCTACGCGAGTTCGATCACCTGCCACAGGACGAAGCCGAACGCGTGCAAGACACCGCCAGCAGCGCCAAAGTCCAGGCGGGCAGTAACATGAACTGA
- a CDS encoding helix-turn-helix domain-containing protein → MSERTTGWQGEIWLGSDHCLLVSTLGTTDSHVHYAHQVLVALDGEVEVQLGDQYHSGALVMIPSQQPHAIISQGVPCLTLFAEPLAFDLADLGQACRQADNNPQRLAECLRQWPRRALDPRLAKALQRVRALDEQALSARELANTAALSISQLERLFSGALKLSVRRLVLWQRLRVALRLALSGVSLTDAALAAGFADSAHFARSVRRQFGLSPSTALRQLRLRPLA, encoded by the coding sequence ATGAGCGAACGGACAACAGGCTGGCAAGGCGAGATCTGGCTGGGCAGTGATCATTGCCTGCTGGTGAGTACCCTCGGCACTACCGACAGCCATGTCCACTATGCCCATCAGGTGCTGGTCGCCCTCGACGGCGAGGTCGAGGTACAGCTTGGCGATCAGTACCACAGCGGCGCGCTCGTCATGATCCCTTCGCAGCAACCGCATGCGATCATCAGCCAGGGCGTGCCTTGCCTGACGCTCTTCGCCGAGCCACTTGCCTTCGACCTGGCCGACCTTGGCCAGGCTTGCCGGCAAGCCGATAACAACCCTCAGCGCCTGGCCGAATGCCTGCGGCAATGGCCGCGCCGGGCCCTGGACCCTCGCCTGGCGAAAGCGCTGCAACGTGTGCGTGCCCTGGACGAACAGGCGCTTTCGGCACGTGAGCTGGCAAATACCGCGGCCTTATCGATCAGCCAACTGGAGCGGCTGTTCAGCGGCGCACTGAAATTGTCGGTCCGTCGACTGGTGCTGTGGCAGCGCCTGCGCGTGGCGTTGCGCCTGGCACTAAGCGGCGTCAGCCTCACAGACGCCGCACTGGCTGCGGGGTTTGCCGACTCTGCGCACTTCGCGCGTAGCGTCCGCCGCCAGTTCGGGC
- a CDS encoding MFS transporter, which translates to MLNPYRQLFQAKGTAGFALAGLVARLPLPMTGIGIITLLSQLRGSYALAGAVAATFVLTYALMSPQVSRLVDRHGQRRVLPAAAGLCVMGLLVLLACTWWQAPDWGLFVGAALAGFMPSMSAMVRARWTALYRGTPQLQVAYSLETVLDEVTFIAGPPVSVGLCVGVLPQAGPLVAALLLAIGVFALVAQTGSEPPVDADAGASKGQGSVLQHWDVRLLALLMVAMGVIVGSVDIVSVAFAEQAGMPAGASVVLACYAVGSCAAGLVFGALKLPTALHRLLLLGGLATAVTTLPLLLADSVFGLAAAVLLAGLFFAPTLIVAMSLVERSVPAQQLTEGMTWLLAGLNVGVALGALASGQVVDLLGAKAGYQVAVVAGVAVALVALCSYRRLGTVAFARRMPLG; encoded by the coding sequence ATGCTCAACCCTTACCGCCAGCTGTTCCAGGCAAAAGGCACGGCCGGCTTTGCCTTGGCAGGCCTGGTGGCACGTTTGCCTTTGCCGATGACGGGCATCGGCATCATCACCCTGCTCTCGCAGCTACGCGGTAGCTATGCCCTGGCGGGGGCCGTGGCGGCGACGTTCGTGTTGACCTATGCGCTGATGTCACCGCAGGTGTCCCGCTTGGTCGACCGGCACGGGCAGCGCCGTGTGCTGCCCGCCGCTGCAGGCTTGTGTGTAATGGGCCTGCTGGTGCTGCTGGCCTGTACTTGGTGGCAAGCGCCCGATTGGGGGCTGTTCGTCGGGGCCGCGTTGGCAGGCTTCATGCCGAGCATGTCGGCGATGGTCCGTGCGCGCTGGACGGCGCTGTACCGGGGCACGCCGCAGTTGCAGGTGGCGTATTCCCTGGAGACGGTGCTCGACGAGGTCACGTTCATTGCTGGGCCACCGGTGTCGGTGGGGCTCTGCGTGGGCGTGCTGCCCCAGGCCGGGCCATTGGTCGCGGCGCTGCTGTTGGCGATCGGGGTGTTCGCCTTGGTCGCTCAAACCGGTAGCGAACCGCCCGTGGATGCAGACGCGGGAGCATCGAAAGGCCAGGGCTCGGTGTTGCAGCACTGGGATGTTCGGCTGCTGGCGTTGCTGATGGTGGCCATGGGCGTGATCGTGGGCAGCGTCGACATCGTCAGCGTGGCCTTTGCCGAACAGGCCGGCATGCCGGCAGGGGCCAGCGTGGTATTGGCGTGCTATGCCGTCGGTTCCTGCGCTGCTGGCCTGGTATTCGGGGCCTTGAAATTGCCAACGGCCTTGCACCGGCTGCTGTTGCTCGGTGGCCTGGCGACGGCAGTGACGACTTTGCCGTTGCTGCTGGCTGACAGCGTCTTCGGGCTTGCTGCCGCCGTCTTGCTGGCGGGCCTGTTCTTTGCGCCGACGCTGATCGTGGCGATGTCACTGGTGGAGCGCAGTGTGCCCGCACAGCAGCTGACCGAGGGCATGACTTGGCTGCTGGCGGGGTTGAATGTCGGTGTCGCGCTGGGGGCGTTGGCGTCAGGGCAGGTGGTCGACCTGCTGGGCGCCAAGGCGGGTTACCAAGTCGCGGTGGTCGCGGGTGTAGCGGTCGCGTTGGTGGCGCTATGCAGCTACCGACGGCTGGGCACAGTGGCCTTCGCAAGGCGAATGCCACTTGGGTGA
- a CDS encoding YMGG-like glycine zipper-containing protein, with translation MRSLTWSYLLVLLCTAPAAQAQSVVPLKGQSSQQMQLDINDCNTVATNAANSASTSSDAHVGGRVRGAAAGAAAGAVGAQVRGNQHEELYDRASDDAKQQYRQNRAGETAAAGAAVGGMRQRQDRRQDRRTQGEAQSSAHASAYSGCLQGRGYQVNP, from the coding sequence ATGCGTTCGCTCACATGGAGTTACCTGCTGGTGCTGCTGTGCACAGCACCTGCCGCCCAGGCGCAGTCAGTGGTACCGCTGAAAGGCCAGAGCAGCCAGCAGATGCAACTGGACATCAATGATTGCAATACCGTCGCCACCAATGCCGCGAACAGCGCCTCGACATCCAGCGATGCCCACGTCGGTGGCCGGGTGCGCGGCGCGGCAGCCGGCGCAGCTGCAGGTGCCGTGGGTGCGCAAGTCCGCGGCAATCAGCATGAAGAGCTGTATGACCGGGCCAGTGACGATGCCAAGCAGCAATACCGGCAAAACCGCGCCGGTGAAACCGCCGCTGCCGGTGCGGCAGTGGGGGGCATGCGCCAGCGCCAGGATCGCCGCCAGGACCGGCGTACCCAGGGCGAAGCACAGAGCTCGGCCCATGCCAGCGCGTACAGCGGTTGCCTGCAAGGGCGTGGGTACCAGGTCAACCCTTGA
- a CDS encoding TetR/AcrR family transcriptional regulator, with translation MVRRTRADMEQTRATLLETARQVFSERGYGETSMDDLTAQANLTRGALYHHFGDKKGLLAAVIAQIDAEMDARLHAISDTASDPWEGFRNRCRAYLEMAREPEIQRIVLRDGRAVLGAPTPQAQLHCVASLRSMLEQLMAQGVVAQANPQALASLICGGLAETAFWIAEEEGQGQRLEQALDAMELMLKGLRNPC, from the coding sequence ATGGTCAGACGTACCCGCGCCGACATGGAACAGACCCGAGCCACCCTGCTGGAGACTGCACGCCAGGTTTTCAGCGAACGTGGCTATGGTGAGACATCGATGGACGACTTGACGGCCCAGGCCAACCTCACCCGTGGCGCCCTTTATCATCACTTCGGCGACAAGAAGGGCCTTTTGGCCGCCGTTATCGCGCAAATCGACGCAGAAATGGACGCGCGACTGCATGCGATCTCTGACACGGCCAGCGACCCCTGGGAGGGCTTTCGCAACCGCTGCCGCGCCTACCTGGAAATGGCCCGCGAGCCGGAGATTCAGCGCATCGTGTTGCGCGATGGGCGTGCCGTATTGGGTGCCCCTACCCCGCAAGCGCAGCTGCACTGCGTCGCCTCGCTGCGCAGCATGCTGGAGCAGTTGATGGCGCAGGGCGTGGTCGCCCAGGCCAATCCACAGGCGTTGGCGTCGCTGATCTGCGGGGGCCTGGCAGAAACGGCATTCTGGATTGCCGAAGAAGAGGGCCAAGGCCAACGGCTTGAGCAGGCCCTGGACGCCATGGAACTGATGCTCAAGGGGCTGCGCAACCCCTGCTGA
- a CDS encoding VOC family protein produces MKIVVTSILVDDQAKALAFYHYVLGFMPKHDIPLGRHRWLTLTSPHEPNGVELLLEPDAHPAAKVYKAALKQDGIPVTSFGVRDIQAEYTRLCAAGVQFTQPPTAAGPVTVAVFDDTCGNLIQIAQKH; encoded by the coding sequence ATGAAGATCGTTGTCACCAGTATTCTTGTCGACGACCAGGCCAAGGCCTTGGCTTTCTATCACTACGTGCTCGGTTTCATGCCCAAACATGACATCCCCCTGGGCCGGCACCGCTGGCTTACCCTCACCTCACCCCACGAGCCAAACGGCGTCGAGCTGCTGCTGGAGCCTGATGCCCACCCTGCGGCCAAAGTGTACAAGGCTGCGCTCAAGCAGGACGGCATCCCCGTCACCTCGTTCGGCGTGCGCGACATCCAGGCTGAATACACCCGTCTGTGCGCGGCCGGCGTGCAGTTCACTCAACCGCCAACCGCCGCAGGGCCAGTGACCGTGGCCGTGTTCGACGACACCTGCGGCAACCTGATCCAGATCGCACAGAAACACTAG
- a CDS encoding MFS transporter codes for MAVLDSASTGSSAPQRGITREERKVIFASSLGTVFEWYDFYLYGSLAAIIAKHFFAGVNETTSFIFALLAFAAGFAVRPFGAIVFGRLGDLIGRKHTFLITIVIMGLSTALVGLLPSYASIGVAAPVILISLRLLQGLALGGEYGGAATYVAEHAPKGRRGFFTAWIQTTATLGLFLSLLVILACRTAMGTEAFEAWGWRIPFLLSILLLVISVYIRMQLNESPVFLKMKAEGKASKAPLTESFARWENLKVVIMSLLGGTAGQAVVWYTGQFYALFFLLQTLKIDPQTANLLIAGSLLIGTPFFIIFGSLSDRIGRKKIIMAGCIIAALTYFPIFKALTEYGNPDVFVAQEQNPIVVVADPGQCAFQFDPVGKAKFTSSCDIAKSLLAKRAIPYSNEKAEPGSVAQIRIGERVIPSFDGRSLAAADLKTQSDAFTATLVGALKEAGYPEKADPAKIHYPMVLLLLTILVIYVTMVYGPIAAWLVELFPARIRYTSMSLPYHIGNGWFGGFLPTVAFAMVAATGDIYYGLWYPIVIALMTAVLGIFFMPETKDRDISHTRVRP; via the coding sequence ATGGCGGTTCTCGACAGCGCATCCACGGGCAGTAGCGCGCCCCAACGCGGTATCACCCGGGAGGAGCGCAAGGTCATCTTCGCATCATCCTTGGGCACGGTGTTCGAATGGTACGACTTTTACCTGTACGGCTCACTGGCCGCGATCATCGCCAAGCACTTCTTTGCCGGCGTCAATGAAACCACCTCGTTCATCTTCGCCCTCTTGGCGTTTGCCGCAGGCTTTGCCGTGCGGCCGTTCGGGGCCATTGTGTTCGGCCGCCTCGGTGACTTGATCGGGCGCAAGCACACCTTCCTGATCACCATCGTCATCATGGGCCTGTCTACCGCGCTGGTCGGGCTGTTGCCCAGCTATGCCTCGATTGGCGTGGCGGCGCCGGTCATCCTGATCAGCCTGCGCCTGCTGCAGGGCCTGGCACTGGGCGGGGAATACGGGGGCGCGGCGACCTATGTGGCCGAACATGCACCCAAGGGCCGGCGTGGCTTCTTTACCGCCTGGATCCAGACCACCGCGACCCTGGGGCTGTTCCTGTCGCTGCTGGTGATCCTGGCCTGCCGCACGGCCATGGGCACCGAGGCGTTCGAGGCATGGGGCTGGCGCATTCCGTTCTTGCTGTCGATCCTGCTGTTGGTCATTTCGGTGTACATCCGCATGCAGCTCAACGAGTCGCCGGTGTTCTTGAAGATGAAGGCCGAGGGCAAGGCGTCCAAGGCGCCGTTGACCGAGTCGTTCGCCCGTTGGGAAAACCTCAAAGTGGTGATCATGTCGCTGCTTGGCGGCACCGCCGGCCAGGCGGTGGTGTGGTACACCGGGCAGTTCTATGCGCTGTTCTTCCTGTTGCAGACGCTCAAGATCGACCCGCAGACTGCCAACTTGCTCATCGCAGGTTCGCTGCTGATCGGCACGCCGTTCTTCATCATCTTTGGCAGCCTGTCGGACCGCATCGGCCGCAAGAAGATCATCATGGCCGGTTGCATCATCGCCGCGCTGACCTACTTCCCGATCTTCAAAGCCCTGACCGAGTACGGCAACCCGGACGTGTTCGTCGCCCAGGAGCAGAACCCGATCGTGGTGGTGGCTGACCCTGGCCAGTGCGCGTTCCAGTTCGACCCGGTGGGCAAGGCCAAATTCACCAGCTCCTGCGACATCGCCAAGAGCCTGCTGGCCAAGCGGGCGATCCCGTATTCCAACGAGAAGGCCGAGCCCGGCAGCGTGGCGCAGATCCGGATTGGCGAGCGGGTTATCCCGAGCTTTGATGGCCGCAGCCTGGCCGCAGCCGACCTCAAGACGCAGAGCGATGCTTTTACCGCCACCCTCGTCGGGGCGCTGAAGGAGGCGGGCTACCCCGAGAAGGCTGACCCGGCGAAGATTCACTACCCGATGGTGCTGTTGCTGCTGACCATCCTGGTGATCTACGTGACCATGGTCTATGGGCCGATTGCGGCCTGGCTGGTCGAGCTGTTCCCGGCGCGCATCCGCTACACCTCGATGTCGTTGCCGTACCACATTGGCAACGGTTGGTTCGGCGGCTTCCTGCCGACCGTGGCGTTTGCCATGGTGGCGGCGACCGGGGATATCTACTACGGCTTGTGGTACCCGATCGTGATTGCGCTGATGACGGCGGTGCTGGGGATCTTCTTCATGCCGGAGACCAAGGACCGCGATATCAGCCACACCCGAGTCAGGCCATGA
- a CDS encoding DUF2986 domain-containing protein: protein MNRRKKIKQLMQAHAKKASAKLAPKSKPKYISKADRLKLAEAAETTVVESPS from the coding sequence ATGAACCGTCGTAAGAAGATCAAACAGTTGATGCAGGCGCATGCCAAGAAAGCCAGTGCCAAGCTGGCGCCGAAAAGCAAGCCCAAGTACATCAGCAAAGCTGACCGGTTGAAGCTGGCAGAGGCTGCCGAAACCACAGTTGTCGAATCGCCGAGCTGA
- a CDS encoding aldehyde dehydrogenase family protein, translated as MTLVTKSSYVDGAFVAPGGNDVLENRNPSNPSEVVERFARADQALTEQALLAARRAAPAWARSNPQQRADALDFIGSEILARREELATLLAREEGKVVREALGEVDRAGRSFKFYAQEALRAEGEKYQSVRQDVGIDVFTQPLGVVAIIAPWNFPIAIPAWKIAPALCFGNCVVFKPAELVPSSAWVLAEIISRAGLPAGVFNLLIGPGRSVGDTLIRSPLVDGISFTGSEHTGRQIARLAADGMKKVQLEMGGKNPLIVLDDADLEQAVEVALNGSFYSTGQRCTASSRVIVTAGIHDAFVARLAERTRALNVGDALQPTTDIGPVVDSRQLEQNLSYVASGLEQGAKLVCGGERIDNEAGAYLFTPALFTDVTPQMRIYREEIFGPVLSVLKVRDYDEAFAAAEDTTFGLSAGIVTTSLRHAEHFKRNSSAGMVMVNLPTAGVDYHVPFGGNGASSLGSREQGTHARQFFTRVKTTYQLA; from the coding sequence ATGACCCTGGTCACCAAGAGCAGCTATGTCGATGGCGCCTTCGTCGCCCCAGGCGGCAACGATGTGCTGGAAAACCGCAACCCGTCCAACCCGAGCGAAGTGGTCGAGCGCTTCGCCCGCGCCGATCAGGCACTGACCGAACAGGCCCTGCTTGCTGCCCGCCGCGCCGCTCCCGCCTGGGCGCGCAGCAACCCGCAGCAACGCGCCGATGCGCTGGACTTCATCGGCAGCGAAATCCTCGCCCGCCGAGAAGAACTGGCCACACTGCTGGCCCGCGAAGAAGGCAAGGTGGTGCGTGAGGCACTGGGCGAAGTCGACCGTGCCGGCCGCTCGTTCAAGTTCTATGCCCAGGAAGCTCTGCGCGCCGAAGGCGAGAAATACCAGTCTGTACGCCAGGACGTGGGCATCGACGTGTTCACTCAGCCGCTGGGCGTGGTCGCCATCATCGCGCCGTGGAACTTCCCGATCGCCATCCCGGCCTGGAAGATTGCCCCGGCCCTGTGTTTCGGCAACTGCGTGGTGTTCAAGCCGGCCGAATTGGTGCCCTCCTCGGCCTGGGTGCTGGCCGAAATCATCTCACGGGCAGGTTTGCCCGCCGGTGTGTTCAACCTGCTGATCGGGCCGGGGCGCAGCGTCGGTGACACCCTGATCCGCTCGCCGCTGGTCGATGGCATCAGCTTCACCGGCTCCGAGCACACCGGTCGGCAGATCGCCAGGCTGGCGGCCGATGGCATGAAGAAAGTGCAATTGGAGATGGGCGGCAAAAACCCATTGATCGTGCTGGACGATGCGGACCTGGAGCAGGCCGTGGAGGTGGCATTGAACGGCTCGTTCTACAGCACCGGCCAACGCTGCACGGCTAGCTCCCGGGTGATCGTCACCGCGGGTATTCATGACGCGTTCGTGGCGCGCCTGGCCGAGCGTACCCGGGCGCTGAACGTGGGCGATGCATTGCAGCCCACCACCGACATCGGCCCCGTGGTCGATAGCCGGCAGTTGGAGCAGAACCTGTCGTACGTGGCCTCAGGCCTTGAGCAAGGCGCGAAGCTAGTGTGTGGCGGGGAGCGCATCGACAACGAGGCTGGGGCATACCTGTTCACGCCCGCACTGTTCACCGACGTGACGCCACAGATGCGCATCTACCGCGAAGAAATCTTCGGCCCGGTGCTGAGTGTGCTGAAGGTGCGGGACTATGACGAGGCGTTTGCGGCTGCCGAGGACACCACGTTTGGTTTGTCGGCCGGGATCGTCACCACGTCGCTGCGCCATGCCGAGCATTTCAAGCGCAACAGTTCGGCGGGAATGGTCATGGTCAACCTGCCCACGGCGGGCGTGGATTACCACGTGCCATTTGGTGGCAATGGTGCATCGAGCCTGGGCTCACGAGAGCAGGGCACTCACGCACGGCAGTTCTTCACCCGGGTAAAAACCACGTACCAGTTGGCCTGA
- a CDS encoding helix-turn-helix domain-containing protein, with amino-acid sequence MRVAHAQRLLRAGLSIADAAIACGFFDQSHLNRAFKKVVGLTPGSFRSGYSRV; translated from the coding sequence GTGCGTGTCGCCCACGCCCAGCGCCTGTTGCGTGCAGGCCTGAGCATCGCCGATGCCGCCATCGCGTGCGGGTTCTTCGACCAGAGCCATTTGAACCGGGCATTCAAAAAGGTGGTGGGGCTGACGCCGGGCAGTTTTCGTAGCGGATATTCGCGGGTTTGA
- a CDS encoding NAD(P)-dependent oxidoreductase, whose translation MSEHIVLLDDEGLAPSTRLKRPACEHTWQQFAYTHPEQVLEHLKDATIAFTCSVPLREEHLSQLPKLKMISLALTGRDIVDVDYCNTHGIEVASVPGYAANTVAEHSLAMILELFRRPAAFTRLMRQVHAGEKPQQNIYFNHRIRDVRDKQLAIIGSGPIALRLAHLARAFGMQVLFEDRGGKRQGLDCRPLAELLRSCDVLSINCPLTPDTYNLIGAEQLALMKPDALVVNTGRGGVVNEAALIQALRDGRLGGVALDVVEHEPLHPSNPLFQLIERDDFLLNPHIAWSSEDAMQQLMDSAVDNISDFVARQANVKRSRTA comes from the coding sequence GTGAGCGAACACATCGTACTGCTCGACGACGAGGGCCTGGCGCCCTCCACCCGCCTTAAGCGCCCGGCCTGCGAGCACACCTGGCAGCAGTTTGCGTACACCCACCCCGAGCAGGTGCTCGAACACCTCAAAGACGCAACCATCGCCTTTACCTGCAGCGTGCCACTGCGTGAGGAACACCTGAGCCAGTTGCCAAAACTGAAGATGATTTCGCTGGCCCTCACCGGCCGCGATATCGTCGATGTCGATTACTGCAATACCCATGGCATCGAAGTGGCCAGTGTACCGGGCTATGCCGCCAATACCGTGGCCGAGCACAGCCTGGCGATGATTCTCGAACTGTTCCGCCGCCCGGCCGCGTTCACGCGTTTGATGCGCCAAGTGCATGCGGGCGAGAAGCCGCAGCAGAACATCTACTTCAACCACCGCATCCGTGACGTGCGCGACAAGCAACTGGCAATCATCGGCAGCGGCCCGATCGCCCTGCGCCTGGCGCACCTGGCGCGGGCCTTTGGCATGCAGGTGCTGTTCGAAGACCGGGGCGGCAAGCGCCAGGGACTGGACTGCCGACCGCTGGCCGAACTGCTGCGCAGCTGCGACGTGCTGTCGATCAACTGCCCGCTGACGCCCGACACCTACAACCTCATTGGTGCCGAACAACTGGCCTTGATGAAGCCCGACGCCCTGGTGGTCAATACCGGCCGTGGCGGCGTGGTCAACGAAGCCGCGCTGATCCAGGCGCTACGGGACGGCCGCCTGGGCGGTGTGGCGCTGGATGTGGTCGAACATGAGCCGCTGCACCCGAGCAACCCGCTGTTCCAGCTGATCGAGCGTGATGATTTCTTGCTCAACCCACACATCGCCTGGAGCAGTGAAGATGCCATGCAGCAATTGATGGACAGCGCCGTGGACAACATCAGCGACTTCGTCGCCCGCCAAGCCAACGTAAAAAGGAGCCGAACCGCATGA
- a CDS encoding LysR family transcriptional regulator has protein sequence MASYTLRQLKYFVTTVEAGSVAEASRQLYIAQPSISTAIKSLEESFGVQLFIRHHAQGVSLTPSGKRFYAKTKSLLQMAHEFEQNALADNDTVAGQIDIGCFETVAPLYLPRLIAGFRERYPGVDIRLRDGEQQDLIQGLTAGTFDLAFLYDHDLDGTIEAEPLMPPQKPYVLLPEKHRFAGQSQVSLRDLCPEPMILLDVAPSRTYFVSLFNEMGLTPNIVFSSPSIEMVRGMVGQGFGFSLLVTRPHSECTYDGQRLAMVDIAEPVALSGLAAARLKRVQLTKPAQLFVEFCREELAKF, from the coding sequence GTGGCTTCTTATACCTTGCGACAACTCAAGTATTTCGTCACCACCGTGGAGGCCGGTAGCGTCGCCGAGGCCTCGCGCCAGCTGTACATCGCCCAGCCGTCGATTTCTACGGCCATCAAGAGCCTGGAAGAAAGCTTTGGCGTGCAGCTGTTCATCCGCCACCACGCCCAAGGTGTGTCGCTGACGCCCAGCGGCAAGCGCTTCTACGCCAAGACCAAATCGCTGCTGCAGATGGCCCATGAGTTCGAGCAGAACGCCTTGGCCGACAACGACACCGTGGCTGGGCAAATCGACATCGGCTGTTTCGAGACAGTGGCGCCACTGTACCTGCCGCGCCTGATCGCCGGCTTTCGCGAACGCTACCCAGGCGTCGACATCCGCCTGCGCGATGGCGAGCAGCAGGACCTGATCCAGGGCCTGACCGCCGGCACCTTCGACCTGGCGTTTCTCTACGACCACGACTTGGACGGCACCATCGAGGCCGAGCCGCTGATGCCGCCGCAAAAACCCTATGTACTGTTGCCCGAAAAGCACCGCTTTGCCGGGCAAAGCCAAGTCTCGCTGCGCGATCTCTGCCCCGAGCCGATGATTTTGCTGGACGTGGCGCCCAGCCGGACCTACTTCGTCAGCTTGTTCAACGAAATGGGCCTGACCCCGAACATCGTCTTCAGCTCACCGTCGATCGAGATGGTGCGCGGGATGGTGGGGCAGGGGTTCGGTTTTTCGCTGTTGGTGACCCGTCCACATTCGGAATGCACCTATGACGGGCAGCGCTTGGCGATGGTCGATATCGCCGAACCTGTGGCGCTGTCGGGGCTGGCGGCAGCCCGCTTGAAGCGGGTTCAGTTGACCAAACCGGCACAACTGTTCGTCGAGTTTTGCCGGGAAGAACTGGCCAAGTTCTAA